A section of the Microbacterium forte genome encodes:
- the fdxA gene encoding ferredoxin, whose amino-acid sequence MTYVIALPCVDVKDRACIDECPVDCIYEGERSLYIHPDECVDCGACEPVCPVEAIYYEDDLPEEWQDYYKANVEFFDELGSPGGAAKLGIIERDHPIISALPPQEAPE is encoded by the coding sequence ATGACCTACGTGATCGCCCTTCCCTGCGTCGATGTCAAGGATCGTGCGTGCATCGACGAATGCCCGGTTGACTGCATCTATGAGGGCGAGCGCTCGCTGTACATCCACCCCGACGAATGCGTCGACTGCGGTGCGTGCGAACCCGTCTGCCCCGTCGAGGCGATCTACTACGAAGACGACCTGCCGGAAGAATGGCAGGACTACTACAAGGCCAACGTCGAGTTCTTCGATGAGCTGGGGTCACCCGGTGGCGCCGCGAAGCTGGGCATCATCGAGCGCGACCACCCGATCATCTCCGCACTTCCGCCTCAGGAGGCACCCGAATGA
- a CDS encoding arsenate reductase ArsC: MTTTTKPSVLFVCVHNAGRSQMAAGFLREFAGDRIEVRSAGSMPAEQINPVAVEAMGELGIDITAEQPKVLTTEAVQASDVVITMGCGDACPFFPGKRYEDWKLDDPAGRGIDSVRPIRDEIRRRIETLAGELLA, from the coding sequence ATGACGACCACCACCAAGCCCTCCGTCCTGTTCGTGTGCGTGCACAACGCCGGACGCTCGCAGATGGCCGCAGGCTTCCTGCGCGAGTTCGCCGGAGACCGCATCGAGGTGCGATCCGCCGGTTCCATGCCCGCCGAGCAGATCAACCCGGTCGCGGTCGAGGCGATGGGCGAGCTCGGCATCGACATCACCGCCGAGCAGCCCAAGGTGCTCACGACCGAGGCCGTACAGGCATCCGACGTCGTCATCACGATGGGATGCGGCGACGCCTGCCCGTTCTTCCCGGGCAAGCGCTACGAGGACTGGAAGCTCGACGACCCGGCCGGCCGGGGCATCGACTCCGTGCGTCCGATCCGTGACGAGATCCGCCGCCGCATCGAGACGCTCGCGGGCGAACTGCTGGCCTGA
- a CDS encoding ABC transporter permease, with protein MSVPTSTDTTAPDGSTVPTGMPETATFRTARDGAPGRKTFWSQLAHSFAMFRNPKSIAGLIILGVFVLIAIFAPLLAPYGATQKDRTALRQPPSLDHWLGTTHMGEDVLSQLIFGTRGVVVVGFLSAIIATIIAITIGVIAGYVRGWKSESLSALTNVFLVIPGIPLIIIVASQFENPPLIVIAAVLGLTGWAWGARVLRAQTMSLRNRDFIQAARANGEPLHRIITVEMLPNLMALIASSFVGTVTAAILGLTTLAFIGVIPVSNLNWGTILFWAQQNGAFPRLWWWYVPAGLCIAIIGVALSLINFGIDEYVNPRLRSAGERARAMKKKGLNVNDPVTAVRSIPTTDSGTVQNAADDTTNQTHDTKTQNTK; from the coding sequence ATGAGCGTTCCCACCTCGACCGACACCACGGCCCCCGACGGCAGCACGGTCCCCACCGGGATGCCGGAGACCGCGACGTTCCGCACCGCGCGCGACGGCGCGCCCGGCCGCAAGACCTTCTGGTCGCAGCTCGCGCACTCGTTCGCCATGTTCCGCAACCCCAAGTCGATCGCCGGCCTGATCATCCTCGGGGTGTTCGTGCTGATCGCGATCTTCGCCCCGCTGCTCGCCCCCTACGGGGCCACGCAGAAAGACCGCACGGCCTTGCGGCAGCCGCCCTCGCTCGACCACTGGCTCGGCACCACGCACATGGGTGAAGACGTGCTCAGCCAGCTGATCTTCGGCACGCGCGGCGTCGTCGTGGTCGGCTTCCTGTCGGCCATCATCGCGACGATCATCGCCATCACGATCGGCGTCATCGCCGGCTACGTGCGCGGCTGGAAGAGCGAGTCGCTCTCGGCCCTCACCAACGTGTTCCTCGTGATCCCCGGCATCCCGCTGATCATCATCGTGGCGTCGCAGTTCGAGAACCCGCCGCTCATCGTGATCGCCGCGGTGCTCGGACTCACGGGCTGGGCGTGGGGTGCGCGTGTGCTGCGCGCGCAGACCATGTCGCTGCGCAACCGCGACTTCATCCAGGCCGCCCGCGCCAACGGCGAACCGCTGCACCGCATCATCACGGTCGAGATGCTGCCGAACCTCATGGCGCTGATCGCGTCGAGCTTCGTCGGCACCGTCACGGCGGCGATCCTCGGCCTCACGACCCTCGCCTTCATCGGCGTGATCCCGGTGAGCAACCTCAACTGGGGCACGATCCTCTTCTGGGCGCAGCAGAACGGCGCGTTCCCGCGGCTGTGGTGGTGGTACGTGCCCGCAGGGCTCTGCATCGCGATCATCGGCGTCGCCCTGTCGCTCATCAACTTCGGCATCGACGAGTACGTCAACCCGCGGCTGCGGTCGGCGGGTGAGCGCGCCCGCGCGATGAAGAAGAAGGGGCTCAACGTGAACGACCCGGTGACGGCGGTGCGCAGCATCCCGACAACCGACTCGGGTACCGTGCAGAACGCCGCGGACGATACGACGAACCAGACACACGACACGAAGACACAGAACACGAAGTGA
- a CDS encoding ABC transporter permease: MTTASPDLGQIEQENRDALEVGTTATTAQKGRKLVPWRFFAGRAGFYLFTLWAAITINFFLPRFMKGDAVSSYLARNRNVSPEAAESLRILLGVDTDKSMWQQYLDYWAMLFRGDLGISTLHGLRPVTEVLASALPWTLGLVGIATIISFALGTVGGAIVGWKRGSRLDALIPITTFFNTIPYFWLGLIAIAIFSSTLKWFPSSHAYDKGQSPEWSLDFIGQVIMHGTLPAVTIIIASLGGWMLGMRNMMLTVLDEDYITVAQAKGMPNRRVLWAYAARNAVLPQIQSFALSIGFIVGGTIVMEMVFSYPGVGKLLLDATNAKDFALMQGVFLVITLSVLVANILADIVYAYLDPRTRQTEA; encoded by the coding sequence GTGACCACCGCATCCCCCGATCTGGGTCAGATCGAACAGGAGAACCGCGACGCGCTCGAGGTCGGCACGACGGCGACCACCGCGCAGAAGGGGAGGAAGCTCGTACCCTGGCGGTTCTTCGCCGGACGCGCAGGGTTCTACCTGTTCACGCTGTGGGCGGCCATCACGATCAACTTCTTCCTGCCCCGGTTCATGAAGGGCGACGCGGTCAGCTCGTACCTCGCCCGCAACCGCAACGTCAGCCCCGAGGCTGCGGAGTCGCTGCGCATCCTGCTCGGCGTCGACACCGACAAGTCGATGTGGCAGCAGTACCTCGACTACTGGGCGATGCTGTTCCGCGGCGACCTCGGCATCTCCACGCTGCACGGTCTTCGTCCGGTGACCGAGGTGCTGGCATCCGCTCTTCCGTGGACGCTCGGCCTCGTCGGAATCGCGACGATCATCTCTTTCGCGCTCGGAACGGTCGGCGGCGCGATCGTCGGCTGGAAGCGCGGCAGCAGGCTCGACGCGCTCATCCCGATCACGACGTTCTTCAACACGATCCCGTACTTCTGGCTGGGTCTGATCGCGATCGCGATCTTCTCGTCGACGCTCAAATGGTTCCCGTCGTCGCACGCCTACGACAAGGGCCAGTCGCCCGAATGGAGCCTCGACTTCATCGGTCAGGTGATCATGCACGGCACCCTGCCGGCGGTCACGATCATCATCGCGTCGCTCGGCGGATGGATGCTGGGCATGCGCAACATGATGCTCACGGTGCTCGACGAGGACTACATCACGGTAGCGCAGGCGAAGGGCATGCCGAACAGGCGGGTGCTGTGGGCATACGCCGCCCGCAACGCCGTGCTGCCGCAGATCCAGAGCTTCGCGCTGTCGATCGGCTTCATCGTCGGCGGCACGATCGTCATGGAGATGGTCTTCAGCTACCCGGGCGTCGGCAAGCTGCTGCTGGACGCCACCAATGCGAAGGACTTCGCCCTCATGCAGGGAGTCTTCCTGGTGATCACGCTGTCGGTGCTGGTCGCCAACATCCTCGCCGACATCGTCTACGCATACCTCGACCCGCGCACGCGCCAGACGGAGGCCTGA
- a CDS encoding ABC transporter ATP-binding protein: MSEPLLSVRDFSVVYDVDPPVEAVKNVTLELQRGEILGLAGESGCGKTTLAYGVQRLLRAPAVIAGGSVTFHDASGVDVDINALDVDAMQKFRWDKVSMVFQGAMNALNPVATIGSQLEDVFEIHRPGMTRKQRRAEAEELLEIVKVGRQRTRSFPHELSGGMRQRVMIAMALALRPQLMVMDEPTTALDVLVQREILKQISQLRHEFGFSVIFITHDLPLLLEISDRIAIMREGEIVELASAEQIWTNPQNDYTKTLLSSFPRLTGARGVLTR; this comes from the coding sequence ATGTCAGAACCCCTGCTCAGCGTGCGCGACTTCTCTGTCGTGTACGACGTCGATCCGCCCGTCGAGGCGGTGAAGAACGTGACGCTCGAACTGCAGCGAGGAGAGATCCTCGGCCTCGCGGGAGAGAGCGGATGCGGCAAGACCACCCTCGCCTACGGCGTGCAGCGTCTGCTGCGGGCTCCGGCCGTGATCGCGGGCGGCAGCGTGACGTTCCACGACGCATCCGGTGTCGACGTCGACATCAACGCGCTCGACGTCGATGCGATGCAGAAGTTCCGCTGGGACAAGGTCTCCATGGTGTTCCAGGGCGCGATGAACGCGCTCAACCCGGTGGCGACGATCGGCTCGCAGCTCGAGGACGTGTTCGAGATCCACCGGCCCGGCATGACTCGCAAGCAGCGCAGGGCCGAGGCCGAGGAGCTGCTCGAGATCGTCAAGGTCGGCCGTCAGCGCACACGCTCGTTCCCGCACGAGCTGTCGGGTGGCATGCGTCAGCGCGTCATGATCGCGATGGCCCTGGCGCTGCGCCCGCAGCTGATGGTCATGGACGAGCCGACCACGGCTCTCGATGTGCTGGTGCAGCGTGAGATCCTCAAGCAGATCTCGCAGCTGCGTCACGAGTTCGGCTTCTCGGTCATCTTCATCACCCACGATCTGCCGCTGCTGCTCGAGATCAGCGACCGCATCGCGATCATGCGCGAGGGCGAGATCGTCGAGCTCGCCTCCGCCGAGCAGATCTGGACGAACCCGCAGAACGACTACACGAAGACCCTGCTGTCGTCGTTCCCCCGTCTCACCGGCGCGAGAGGAGTGCTGACCCGATGA
- the soxR gene encoding redox-sensitive transcriptional activator SoxR — protein sequence MSADTDTDRTVHGPDEPLTIGEMSRRTGVAPSALHFYESLGLIASTRTAGNQRRYARHMLRRVSLITVAKRLGIPLADVQHAFADVPLTQTPSHEDWQRASRRWKRELEKRREGIERLERELTGCIGCGCLSMKACGLLNPGDALSSQGAGPQRLRDEDA from the coding sequence ATGAGCGCAGACACCGACACGGACCGCACCGTCCACGGTCCTGACGAGCCGTTGACGATCGGCGAGATGAGCAGGCGCACCGGGGTCGCCCCCTCGGCACTGCACTTCTACGAGAGTCTCGGCCTCATCGCCTCTACGCGCACGGCGGGCAACCAGCGGCGCTATGCCAGACACATGCTGCGCCGGGTGTCACTCATCACCGTGGCGAAACGCCTCGGCATCCCCCTCGCCGACGTGCAGCACGCATTCGCCGATGTTCCGCTGACGCAGACGCCGAGTCACGAGGACTGGCAGCGCGCATCGCGACGCTGGAAGCGCGAGCTCGAGAAGCGCCGCGAGGGCATCGAGCGCCTGGAACGCGAGCTGACCGGGTGCATCGGCTGCGGTTGTCTGTCTATGAAGGCGTGCGGCCTGCTGAACCCGGGTGACGCGCTCAGCAGCCAGGGCGCGGGCCCGCAGCGCCTCCGCGACGAGGACGCCTGA
- a CDS encoding flavin reductase family protein: MSSQQHPAAPVPSEVGEGLKAAFRAHPAGVAIITAMTPAGPVGLTASSVASVAVDPAAIVFSVTRATGSAGSILSADTFVVHLIDDEHSALAQSFAVSGADRFTPEQGWSSLPTGEPYLAEARAAMRGHTMSTVAVGSSTVVVAEIDEVLLGRPGRPLVYLDRRFHSLPNDQH; encoded by the coding sequence ATGAGCAGTCAGCAGCACCCCGCAGCGCCGGTTCCCTCAGAGGTCGGTGAAGGGCTCAAGGCCGCGTTCCGCGCGCATCCGGCGGGAGTCGCGATCATCACGGCGATGACCCCCGCGGGGCCGGTCGGCCTCACGGCATCCAGCGTCGCGTCCGTGGCGGTCGATCCCGCCGCGATCGTCTTCTCGGTCACCAGGGCGACCGGCAGTGCCGGGTCGATCCTCTCGGCCGACACGTTCGTCGTGCACCTGATCGACGACGAGCACTCCGCGCTGGCGCAGAGCTTCGCCGTGAGCGGCGCTGATCGGTTCACCCCCGAGCAGGGCTGGAGCTCGCTCCCCACCGGCGAGCCCTATCTGGCTGAGGCGCGAGCGGCGATGCGCGGTCACACCATGTCGACCGTGGCGGTCGGCTCATCGACCGTCGTGGTCGCCGAGATCGACGAGGTGCTGCTCGGAAGGCCCGGCCGCCCGCTCGTGTATCTCGACCGCCGATTCCACTCGCTGCCGAACGACCAGCACTGA
- a CDS encoding superoxide dismutase, whose protein sequence is MTSAYTLPELPYDYSALAPHISGKIMELHHSKHHQAYVTGANTALEQLAAARDSNDFAAVNKLEKDLAFNLGGHINHSVFWENLSPDGGGNPEGELEAALTDAFGSIDAFRAHFTATALGVQGSGWAVLAWDSVGARPVIFQLFDQQGNAPLGVTPLLQLDVWEHAYYLDYLNVRADYVKAFWELVNWSDVQRRFQAVQEKTQGLIVAR, encoded by the coding sequence ATGACCTCTGCGTACACCCTCCCCGAGCTGCCGTACGACTACTCGGCTCTCGCCCCGCACATCTCGGGCAAGATCATGGAGCTGCACCACTCGAAGCACCACCAGGCCTACGTGACCGGTGCCAACACCGCGCTCGAGCAGCTGGCCGCAGCCCGCGACTCGAACGACTTCGCCGCGGTCAACAAGCTCGAGAAGGACCTCGCCTTCAACCTCGGCGGTCACATCAACCACTCGGTGTTCTGGGAGAACCTCTCGCCCGACGGCGGCGGCAACCCCGAGGGCGAGCTCGAGGCGGCACTGACCGACGCGTTCGGCTCGATCGACGCCTTCCGCGCGCACTTCACGGCGACCGCACTCGGCGTGCAGGGCTCGGGCTGGGCCGTGCTCGCGTGGGACAGCGTCGGAGCGCGACCTGTCATCTTCCAGCTGTTCGACCAGCAGGGCAACGCCCCGCTCGGCGTCACCCCGCTGCTGCAGCTCGACGTCTGGGAGCACGCCTACTACCTCGACTACCTCAACGTGCGCGCCGACTACGTCAAGGCGTTCTGGGAGCTCGTCAACTGGTCCGACGTGCAGCGTCGGTTCCAGGCCGTGCAGGAGAAGACGCAGGGCCTCATCGTCGCCCGCTGA
- a CDS encoding ABC transporter ATP-binding protein yields the protein MTTLEFADVTKVYNVRGAGQLKALDNVSFTLNSGQTIGLVGQSGSGKSTIAKILTQLETPTSGEVRLDGTPIPRRGKGLRRYRQQLRMVFQDPFASLNPYHSIRYHLERPIRLDDVVPKNETEAEVRRLLERVRLDADAVIDRRPHELSGGQRQRVAIARALASRPSLLVADEPVSMLDVSIRLGVLNLLADLQREEGLGVLYITHDLATARHFSDKIMVLNQGRVVEYGDADDVILNPQDPYTRELRAASPDPDKHFATTGSHGGAL from the coding sequence ATGACGACTCTCGAGTTCGCCGATGTCACCAAGGTCTACAACGTCAGAGGAGCCGGTCAGCTCAAGGCTCTCGACAACGTCAGCTTCACCCTGAACTCCGGCCAGACCATCGGTCTCGTCGGTCAGTCGGGCAGCGGCAAGTCGACCATCGCGAAGATCCTCACCCAGCTCGAGACGCCCACGTCGGGCGAGGTGCGGCTCGACGGCACGCCCATTCCCCGGCGCGGCAAGGGCCTGAGGAGGTACCGTCAGCAGCTGCGCATGGTCTTCCAAGACCCGTTCGCGTCGCTCAACCCGTACCACTCGATCAGGTACCACCTCGAGCGCCCCATCCGGCTCGACGACGTCGTGCCCAAGAACGAGACCGAGGCAGAGGTGCGCCGACTGCTCGAGCGCGTGCGCCTCGATGCGGATGCCGTGATCGACCGCCGTCCGCACGAGCTCTCCGGTGGCCAGCGTCAGCGCGTCGCCATCGCCCGCGCGCTCGCCTCGCGTCCGTCACTGCTCGTCGCCGACGAGCCCGTGTCGATGCTCGACGTGTCGATCCGTCTCGGGGTGCTGAATCTGCTCGCCGATCTGCAGCGAGAAGAGGGCCTCGGAGTGCTCTACATCACCCACGACCTCGCGACCGCGCGGCACTTCAGCGACAAGATCATGGTGCTCAACCAGGGTCGCGTCGTCGAGTACGGCGATGCCGACGACGTGATCCTCAACCCGCAGGACCCCTACACGCGCGAGCTGCGGGCGGCGTCTCCCGACCCCGACAAGCATTTCGCGACGACCGGCTCGCACGGAGGTGCACTGTGA
- a CDS encoding exo-beta-d-1,3/1,6-glucosidase: protein MTSQTLTESLPYLDPELTIAARVADLLDRMTVEEKVGQMLQLDARDDLDDHVLGKHVGSILHTSPERIIRANELTSQTRLRIPLLVAEDCIHGHSFWPGATIYPTQLGMAATWDAELVEKVARATAVEVAATGIHWTFSPVLCIARDLRWGRIDETFGEDPFLIGELASAMVRGYQGDGLDDPTAILATAKHFAGYSETQGGRDASEADISRRKLRSWFLPPFERVAREGCRTFMLGYQTTDGVPITVNDWLLSDVLRGEWGYTGTLITDWDNVGRMVWEQHVQPDYAHASAAAVSAGNDMVMNTPGFFEGALEAVSNGLLAEDAFDDAVARILTLKFELGLFEDPRLPQDDLDAVVGSAAHAELNLETARRSIVLLENDGVLPLDAATALKVAVVGPLADDAQTQLGDWAGGSGQAGWLDGQPREMITTVLDGLAGVEGWSVTHARGADILTLEEDPRGAKFPDGQPRPSVVVPSAPDETLIAEAVAAAAESEVVVAVVGDRIELVGEGRSTATLELIGGQNALLDALIATGKPVVIVLLASKPLVLPASASQAAAVIWAANPGMQGGRALAEIISGAVEPSGRLPISFARHVGQQPTYYNQIRGQHGDRYADLTQSPAWAFGEGLSYSTVSYGELSLASTTLGRDDTIIAEVTVTNTGERPVRETVQVYVRDSITSVSWADRELKGYRQVDLAPGESARVRLELAVAECSIVDAAGIRRVESGAFELLVGPSSRDEVLLSAAFTVA from the coding sequence ATGACCTCTCAGACCCTGACCGAATCCCTGCCCTACCTCGACCCCGAACTGACGATCGCGGCGCGCGTCGCCGACCTCCTCGACCGCATGACGGTCGAGGAGAAGGTCGGGCAGATGCTGCAGCTCGACGCCCGCGACGACCTCGACGACCACGTGCTGGGCAAGCACGTCGGCTCGATCCTGCACACCTCGCCCGAGCGCATCATCCGGGCGAACGAGCTGACCTCCCAGACACGGCTGCGCATCCCGCTGCTCGTCGCAGAGGACTGCATCCACGGCCACTCGTTCTGGCCCGGAGCGACCATCTATCCGACACAGCTCGGAATGGCTGCGACGTGGGATGCCGAGCTCGTCGAGAAGGTCGCGAGGGCGACCGCGGTCGAGGTCGCGGCGACCGGCATCCATTGGACCTTCTCGCCGGTGCTGTGCATCGCGCGCGACCTGCGCTGGGGTCGCATCGACGAGACCTTCGGCGAAGACCCGTTCCTGATCGGCGAACTCGCCTCGGCGATGGTGCGCGGATATCAGGGCGACGGCCTCGACGACCCGACCGCCATCCTCGCGACGGCCAAGCACTTCGCCGGCTACTCCGAGACGCAGGGCGGACGCGACGCGAGCGAGGCCGACATCTCTCGGCGCAAGCTGCGGTCGTGGTTCCTGCCGCCGTTCGAGCGGGTCGCCCGCGAGGGATGCCGCACGTTCATGCTCGGCTACCAGACGACCGACGGCGTGCCGATCACGGTCAACGACTGGCTGCTCAGCGACGTTCTTCGTGGCGAGTGGGGCTACACAGGCACACTCATCACCGACTGGGACAACGTCGGCCGCATGGTGTGGGAGCAGCACGTGCAGCCCGACTACGCCCACGCCTCGGCCGCCGCCGTGAGCGCCGGCAACGACATGGTCATGAACACTCCGGGCTTCTTCGAGGGCGCACTCGAGGCGGTGTCGAACGGGTTGCTCGCCGAAGACGCGTTCGACGACGCCGTGGCCCGCATCCTCACCCTCAAGTTCGAGCTCGGGCTGTTCGAAGACCCGCGGCTTCCGCAGGACGACCTGGATGCCGTGGTCGGCAGCGCCGCGCACGCCGAACTCAACCTCGAGACCGCGCGTCGCTCGATCGTGCTGCTCGAGAACGACGGCGTGCTGCCCCTGGATGCCGCGACAGCGCTGAAGGTCGCCGTCGTCGGGCCGCTGGCCGACGACGCCCAGACGCAGCTCGGCGACTGGGCCGGTGGGTCCGGCCAGGCCGGATGGCTCGACGGTCAGCCGCGCGAGATGATCACCACCGTGCTCGACGGCCTCGCAGGCGTCGAGGGGTGGTCGGTCACGCATGCGCGCGGCGCCGACATCCTCACCCTCGAGGAAGACCCTCGGGGCGCGAAGTTCCCCGACGGCCAGCCCCGGCCCTCGGTCGTCGTGCCGAGCGCACCGGACGAGACGCTGATCGCCGAGGCCGTGGCTGCGGCGGCGGAATCCGAAGTCGTGGTCGCCGTCGTGGGCGACCGCATCGAGCTCGTCGGCGAGGGGCGCTCGACCGCGACCCTAGAGCTGATCGGTGGGCAGAACGCCCTGCTCGACGCGCTGATCGCGACGGGGAAGCCCGTGGTGATCGTGCTGCTCGCATCCAAGCCGCTGGTGCTTCCGGCATCCGCTTCGCAGGCAGCCGCCGTGATCTGGGCGGCGAACCCGGGCATGCAGGGCGGGCGCGCGCTCGCCGAGATCATCTCGGGTGCGGTCGAGCCGTCAGGGCGACTGCCGATCTCGTTCGCGCGTCACGTCGGTCAGCAGCCCACGTACTACAACCAGATCCGCGGCCAGCACGGCGACCGCTACGCCGACCTCACGCAGTCCCCGGCCTGGGCGTTCGGGGAGGGGCTGTCGTACTCGACGGTGTCGTACGGCGAGCTGTCGCTCGCCTCGACGACGCTGGGTCGCGACGACACGATCATCGCCGAGGTGACGGTGACGAACACGGGCGAGCGTCCGGTGCGCGAGACCGTGCAGGTCTACGTGCGCGACTCCATCACGAGCGTGAGCTGGGCCGACCGGGAGCTCAAGGGCTACCGTCAGGTCGACCTCGCGCCGGGGGAGTCGGCGCGAGTGCGTCTCGAGCTCGCGGTGGCGGAGTGCTCGATCGTCGACGCCGCCGGCATCCGTCGCGTCGAATCCGGTGCGTTCGAACTGCTCGTGGGTCCGAGCTCGCGCGACGAGGTGCTGTTGAGCGCTGCGTTCACCGTGGCCTGA